A single region of the Candidatus Polarisedimenticolia bacterium genome encodes:
- the dxs gene encoding 1-deoxy-D-xylulose-5-phosphate synthase: MMEEALPGRVDLVRTRRVQESAGPIAAAVPEPLLPRINSPADLKSLTLDQLQQLAQELRTYVVDVVSKVGGHLGPSLGVVELTLALHKVFESPTDKIVWDVGHQAYPHKILTGRRERFPTLRQYRGVSGFVSPAESEHDAFGVAHASTSIAAALGMAAARDLKGESFHVVTVTGDGAMTGGLAYEALNNAGHSKRDLLVILNDNEMSISPNVGAISQYLTSITANPFYGRIKDEVKAILERVPLGEPVGELARRVEQNFKNLLVPGALFQSLGFAYYGPIDGHDLEGLIAVLSRLKHSRGPVLLHVLTKKGKGYAPAEGNACYFHGVSPFDAVTGKTPGSDKKGAPSYNEVFAEALCDLADADPRVVALTAAMADGTGLVRFQERHPQRFFDVGIAEAHGVCFAAGLVTQGIRPVVAIYSTFLQRAYDQIIHDVGVQNLPVVFCLDRAGLVGPDGPTHHGVFDFSYLRAVPNFIVSAPKDGNEMKDLLVTALRQNEHPFAIRYPKTPCGKYDPTRPGSILPIGSWEVLRSGTDICLLAVGAMVEICEKAAAALEEKGIRAGVVNCRFVKPIDLPLLAELRKTYPQLVTVEENSINGGLGSAVAEALAEAGAAPPRCFAVPDRFVTHGSRAELLEEVGLSAGRIVARVLALLGKAT; the protein is encoded by the coding sequence ATGATGGAGGAGGCGCTTCCCGGCAGGGTCGACCTGGTCCGGACCCGTCGGGTGCAAGAATCGGCCGGTCCGATCGCGGCCGCGGTTCCGGAGCCTCTGCTTCCTCGCATCAACTCACCCGCCGATCTGAAGTCTCTCACTCTCGATCAATTGCAGCAGCTCGCGCAGGAGCTCAGGACCTACGTCGTCGACGTCGTGTCCAAGGTGGGCGGCCACCTGGGTCCCAGTCTCGGCGTGGTCGAGTTGACGCTGGCGCTGCACAAAGTCTTCGAATCCCCGACCGACAAGATCGTCTGGGACGTCGGGCATCAAGCCTATCCTCACAAGATACTCACCGGACGGCGGGAGCGCTTTCCGACGCTGAGGCAGTACCGCGGCGTCAGCGGATTCGTGAGCCCCGCCGAATCGGAGCACGATGCCTTCGGTGTGGCGCATGCGAGCACGTCGATTGCCGCCGCCTTGGGGATGGCCGCGGCGCGGGATCTCAAGGGCGAGAGCTTTCATGTCGTCACCGTGACCGGCGACGGCGCGATGACCGGCGGCCTCGCCTACGAGGCGCTCAACAACGCCGGCCATTCCAAGCGCGACCTGCTGGTCATCCTGAACGACAACGAGATGTCGATCTCTCCCAACGTCGGCGCCATCTCGCAGTACCTGACCAGCATCACCGCGAACCCGTTCTACGGGCGGATCAAGGACGAGGTCAAGGCGATCCTGGAGCGGGTCCCGCTCGGGGAGCCGGTGGGCGAGCTGGCACGCCGCGTGGAGCAGAACTTCAAGAACCTGCTGGTCCCGGGCGCGCTGTTCCAGTCCCTGGGCTTCGCCTACTACGGACCGATTGACGGCCACGATCTGGAAGGCCTGATCGCCGTCCTGTCGCGCCTGAAGCACTCGCGCGGCCCGGTCCTGCTGCACGTCCTCACGAAGAAGGGAAAGGGATACGCCCCGGCGGAAGGCAATGCCTGCTACTTCCACGGCGTTTCCCCTTTCGACGCCGTCACCGGCAAGACCCCCGGCTCGGACAAGAAGGGAGCGCCCAGCTACAACGAGGTTTTTGCCGAGGCGCTTTGCGATCTGGCCGACGCCGACCCGCGCGTCGTCGCTCTGACCGCCGCCATGGCCGACGGCACCGGGCTGGTGCGCTTCCAGGAGCGGCACCCGCAGCGCTTCTTCGACGTCGGCATCGCCGAGGCCCATGGCGTCTGCTTCGCCGCGGGACTGGTCACGCAGGGGATCCGGCCGGTCGTGGCGATCTACTCGACCTTCCTGCAGCGCGCCTACGACCAGATCATCCATGATGTCGGCGTTCAGAATCTTCCCGTGGTCTTCTGTCTCGACCGCGCCGGGCTGGTCGGACCCGATGGTCCGACGCACCATGGTGTCTTCGACTTCAGCTACCTGCGCGCCGTGCCCAACTTCATCGTGAGCGCCCCCAAGGATGGCAACGAGATGAAGGATCTCCTCGTCACCGCCCTGCGGCAGAACGAGCACCCCTTTGCCATCCGCTATCCGAAGACCCCTTGCGGAAAATACGATCCGACCCGCCCGGGCTCGATTCTGCCGATCGGCTCGTGGGAGGTCCTGAGGTCCGGGACCGACATCTGCCTGCTGGCGGTGGGCGCCATGGTGGAGATTTGCGAGAAGGCGGCAGCCGCTCTCGAGGAAAAGGGGATTCGTGCCGGGGTGGTGAACTGCCGGTTCGTAAAGCCGATCGACCTGCCGCTGCTGGCCGAGCTGCGCAAGACCTATCCGCAGCTGGTCACGGTCGAGGAGAACAGCATCAACGGCGGCCTGGGCAGCGCCGTTGCCGAGGCCCTCGCCGAGGCGGGCGCGGCCCCGCCCCGCTGCTTCGCCGTTCCGGATCGCTTCGTGACTCACGGCTCCCGCGCCGAGCTCCTCGAGGAGGTCGGCTTGTCCGCGGGGCGCATCGTGGCGCGGGTCCTGGCGCTTCTCGGGAAGGCTACTTGA
- a CDS encoding leucyl aminopeptidase — protein MIRVTPVPGDLSDQRADLTVHFQFEGEPYPATLADPALRKSLAEIARLDGFEGKQDSALLWHSNGRPAARFLVMGLGRRKNLSREVLHRASAVAGSRSVGLRARRVGLVLPPLPKDKHFEEAAGLAAGGFLHGLYRFDKYLSAPRNGAGPEEILVGAGEGKLKRIRSVLEEVQEIDRVSRVARDLISEHPGYLHPEKMAEVAVREARKSSVKCRLMSEPEMKRLGMGGMLGVSRGSEHPAVMIHLSHVPRGAKKKPRVVLVGKGVTFDTGGISLKQPEGMEAMKADMSGAAAVLGTMLALPALGIGVEVHGLLMMVENMPDGRAIRPGDVLRMANGKTVEIKSTDAEGRLILADGLSWACATLKPDFLIDLATLTGACMVALGPGCTGVMSNNDRLVRRILDSAEEAGERMWQLPLFPEYREHIRSDVADIKNSGIRYGGAITAGLFLQEFVQPDVAWAHLDIAGPAYFESAYGYAPKGATGHGIRTLIRFLRSLS, from the coding sequence TTGATTCGCGTCACCCCGGTCCCGGGCGATCTCTCCGACCAGCGCGCCGATCTCACCGTTCACTTCCAGTTCGAAGGCGAGCCTTATCCCGCCACGTTGGCAGATCCGGCTCTGCGCAAGAGCCTCGCCGAGATCGCGCGTCTCGACGGCTTCGAGGGGAAGCAGGACTCCGCCCTCCTGTGGCACTCGAACGGACGCCCCGCCGCGCGCTTCCTGGTCATGGGTCTCGGCCGACGCAAGAACCTGAGTCGCGAGGTCCTGCACCGGGCCAGCGCCGTGGCGGGATCGCGCTCGGTAGGGCTGCGTGCGAGGCGCGTCGGGCTGGTCCTGCCTCCGCTCCCCAAGGACAAGCACTTCGAGGAAGCTGCGGGCCTGGCCGCCGGGGGCTTCCTGCACGGCCTCTATCGCTTCGACAAGTACTTGAGCGCCCCGCGCAACGGCGCCGGTCCCGAGGAGATTCTCGTGGGAGCCGGAGAGGGGAAGCTGAAGCGCATCCGCTCCGTGCTGGAGGAGGTGCAGGAGATCGACCGGGTCTCCCGCGTGGCGCGGGATTTGATTTCCGAGCACCCCGGCTACCTGCATCCCGAGAAAATGGCGGAGGTGGCGGTCCGCGAGGCCAGGAAATCCTCGGTGAAGTGCAGGCTCATGAGCGAGCCGGAGATGAAGCGGCTCGGCATGGGAGGGATGCTGGGGGTGTCGCGCGGCTCCGAGCACCCCGCGGTGATGATCCATCTCAGCCATGTGCCGCGCGGCGCCAAGAAGAAGCCGCGCGTGGTGCTGGTGGGGAAGGGAGTCACCTTCGACACCGGCGGGATATCCCTGAAGCAGCCCGAGGGGATGGAGGCGATGAAAGCCGACATGTCCGGGGCGGCCGCCGTGCTTGGCACCATGCTGGCCCTGCCCGCCCTGGGGATCGGCGTCGAGGTCCACGGATTGCTCATGATGGTGGAGAACATGCCCGACGGGCGTGCGATTCGCCCGGGCGATGTCCTGCGGATGGCGAACGGCAAGACGGTCGAGATCAAGAGCACCGACGCGGAGGGCAGGCTCATCCTCGCCGACGGGCTGTCGTGGGCCTGTGCCACGCTCAAGCCCGACTTCCTGATCGATCTGGCGACGCTGACCGGCGCCTGCATGGTCGCGCTGGGACCGGGATGCACCGGGGTGATGAGCAACAACGATCGTCTCGTCCGGCGCATCCTCGACAGCGCCGAGGAGGCGGGGGAGAGGATGTGGCAGCTGCCCCTGTTCCCCGAATACCGCGAGCACATCCGCTCGGACGTGGCCGACATCAAGAATTCGGGGATCCGCTACGGAGGCGCGATCACCGCCGGATTGTTCCTGCAGGAATTCGTCCAGCCCGACGTGGCCTGGGCCCATCTCGACATCGCGGGTCCCGCCTACTTCGAGTCGGCCTACGGCTACGCCCCGAAAGGGGCCACCGGCCACGGCATCCGCACCCTGATCCGCTTCCTGCGCTCGCTTTCCTGA
- a CDS encoding AAA family ATPase encodes MPPRAPGAAGSNHCICVGLTGPNASGKGEVALFLAEKGFTLHSLSDIVREEAAARGLDHSRDNLIKTGTDLRTQFGDGVLAERILARLGERSVVDSIRNPGEIRALRRLGGFHLLGIDAPVDLRFERSRLRGRRGDGGSLEEFRRKEALERADRGPGQQLDVCLSMADVLIQNDATLPDLRLRVSEVLSRLGVTL; translated from the coding sequence ATGCCCCCCCGCGCGCCGGGCGCTGCCGGGTCCAATCACTGCATCTGCGTCGGTCTGACAGGTCCGAACGCTTCCGGGAAGGGAGAGGTGGCCCTGTTCCTGGCGGAAAAGGGCTTCACGCTTCATTCCCTGTCGGACATCGTGCGCGAAGAAGCCGCGGCGCGCGGCCTGGATCACTCCCGCGACAATCTCATCAAAACCGGGACGGATTTGAGGACGCAGTTCGGTGACGGCGTGCTGGCGGAGCGCATCCTTGCCCGGCTGGGCGAGCGCAGCGTCGTCGACTCGATCCGCAACCCGGGCGAAATCCGCGCCCTGAGGCGTCTCGGCGGCTTCCATCTGCTCGGTATCGACGCGCCGGTGGATCTGCGCTTCGAGCGCAGCCGCCTGCGCGGGCGCCGGGGAGACGGCGGCAGCCTCGAGGAGTTTCGGCGCAAGGAAGCGCTGGAGCGCGCCGACCGGGGCCCGGGCCAGCAGCTCGATGTCTGTCTCTCCATGGCCGACGTCCTCATCCAGAACGACGCCACGCTCCCCGACCTCCGGCTCCGGGTATCCGAGGTCCTTTCCCGCCTGGGCGTCACTCTCTAG
- a CDS encoding MogA/MoaB family molybdenum cofactor biosynthesis protein, which yields MGHREHHREAPRRVRVAVLTVSDTRTKDTDRSGVHIRRLLVKSGHAVEDYRVVRDDPVRIREVLKAWIKKPAIQAVILTGGTGISPRDGTVEVVEALLTKRLAGFGEIFRAISYRRIGASAFLSRATAGLSGSKVLFSLPGSEDAVALAMERLILPELGHLIQQVSKKS from the coding sequence ATGGGTCATCGGGAGCACCATCGCGAAGCGCCCCGGCGCGTCCGCGTCGCCGTCCTCACCGTCTCCGACACTCGCACCAAGGATACCGACCGCAGCGGGGTGCACATCCGACGCCTGCTGGTGAAGTCGGGGCACGCGGTCGAAGATTACCGCGTCGTCCGGGATGATCCGGTCCGCATTCGGGAAGTTCTGAAGGCCTGGATCAAGAAACCCGCCATCCAGGCGGTGATCCTTACCGGCGGGACCGGGATCTCGCCGCGCGACGGCACGGTGGAGGTGGTGGAAGCGCTGCTCACGAAGCGCCTCGCAGGGTTCGGGGAGATCTTCCGCGCGATATCCTACCGCCGCATCGGAGCCTCGGCTTTCCTCAGCCGCGCCACGGCGGGACTGAGCGGGTCCAAGGTGCTCTTCTCACTTCCAGGTTCCGAGGATGCCGTGGCCCTGGCCATGGAACGCCTCATCCTTCCCGAGCTGGGACATCTGATCCAGCAGGTTTCCAAGAAAAGCTGA
- a CDS encoding DUF2007 domain-containing protein: protein MTHIPARCPLSSHVIFRSWSDSEAELVRGLLESYGIPCQVISHITHSVVPLTVDGLGEIRLSVPDEAADEAREILEAHQLSGVPRNLEIVGE, encoded by the coding sequence GTGACACACATTCCTGCGAGGTGCCCCCTGAGCTCCCACGTCATCTTTCGCAGCTGGAGCGACTCCGAAGCCGAGCTGGTGCGCGGCCTTCTCGAAAGTTACGGTATTCCCTGCCAGGTCATTTCTCACATCACCCACTCCGTGGTGCCTCTCACGGTCGACGGGCTGGGGGAAATCCGCCTCTCGGTCCCGGACGAGGCGGCCGACGAGGCGCGCGAAATCCTGGAAGCCCATCAGCTCTCTGGTGTCCCGCGCAACCTGGAAATCGTCGGAGAATGA